One window of the Delphinus delphis chromosome 20, mDelDel1.2, whole genome shotgun sequence genome contains the following:
- the LOC138413921 gene encoding LOW QUALITY PROTEIN: zinc finger protein 211-like (The sequence of the model RefSeq protein was modified relative to this genomic sequence to represent the inferred CDS: inserted 1 base in 1 codon; substituted 1 base at 1 genomic stop codon), with product MTSEQSVSEEGVSQMRTPRAGLSPEKTQPCKMGIAVLRDILHLAEEQGTNREQKAYRCGACGKQFYFTENLQEHQKQHIRENPIQYGMQRPSFWKSCPIHTIRNLPTYMEIGNDFVANMGVQPQATITRKKXKNSKECEAVFHSGKCHHSWGEGTKASSHTEILVQDERVLTSVRLCEYSKCGKAYTQTCKLIQPEQVHTGERPYDCSECGRSFSLRKYLRAHRKIHSGEKAYECKEYAKPFIEKCILIEHQRVHTGEKAYRCTQCGKSFARKSNFLAHQRVHTGEKPYECSECGKSFVAKGGLHYNERVHNGERPYECSECGKSFTAYSSLLRHQRVHSGERPYECSECGXSFTSRSSLYDHHRVHTGERPYGCTECGKAFKQRQLLRIHRKIHTGEKPFQCKKCGKSFTQRCHLIKHHRVHTEERAL from the exons ATGACTTCTGAACAGAGTGTATCTGAAGAAGGAGTGTCACAGATGAGGACCCCCAGGGCAGGTTTGTCTCCTGAGAAGACCCAgccctgtaaaatgggcattGCAGTCTTGAGAGACATTTTGCACTTGGCTGAAGAGCAAGGAACAAATAGGGAGCAGAAAGCATACAGATGTGGGGCATGTGGGAAACAGTTCTATTTCACTGAAAACCTTCAAGAGCACCAGAAGCAGCACATCAGAGAGAATCCCATACAATATGGTATGCAGAGACCCTCATTTTGGAAAAGCTGCCCAATCCACACAATAAGGAATCTACCTACCTACATGGAGATTGGGAATGACTTCGTGGCCAACATGGGAGTTCAGCCACAGGCCACTATtaccaggaagaaatgaaaaaacagtAAAGAGTGTGaagctgtttttcacagtggAAAATGTCATCACAGCTGGGGAGAAGGCACGAAAGCCTCCAGCCACACAGAAATACTTGTTCAGGATGAAAGAGTCCTTACTAGTGTAAGGTTGTGTGAGTACAGCAAATGTGGGAAAGCCTACACCCAAACATGTAAACTTATTCAGCCTGAGcaagttcacactggagaaaggcctta tgactGCAGTGAATGTGGCAGATCCTTTAGCCTAAGGAAGTACCTCAGAGCACATAGGAAGAtccacagtggagaaaaggcttATGAATGCAAGGAATATGCTAAACCTTTCATTGAAAAATGCATATTAATTGAGcatcagagagttcacactggagaaaaagcTTATCGATGCACCCAGTGTGGAAAATCTTTTGCCCGCAAATCCAATTTCCTTGCacatcagagagttcacactggagaaaagccttatgagtgcagtgaatgtgggaaatcttttgTTGCTAAGGGTGGCCTCCACTATAATGAGAGAGTTCACaatggagaaaggccttatgagtgcagtgaatgtgggaaatcttttacTGCTTA TTCTAGCCTTCTTCGTCATCAGAGAGTTCAcagtggagaaaggccttatgagtgcagtgaatgtg aTTCTTTTACTAGTCGATCCTCTCTCTATGATCATCAcagagttcacactggagaaaggccttatgggtgtactgaatgtgggaaagcctttaagCAAAGACAGCTCCTCCGCATCCATAGGAAAATCCACACTGGAGAAAAGCCTTTTCAGTGCAAGAAATGTGGTAAATCTTTCACCCAAAGGTGCCACTTGATTAAACATCACAGAGTTCACACTGAAGAAAGAGCCTTATGA